In Apis cerana isolate GH-2021 linkage group LG6, AcerK_1.0, whole genome shotgun sequence, the following are encoded in one genomic region:
- the LOC114577713 gene encoding uncharacterized protein LOC114577713 yields the protein MKEKSPEITRNSKCIMQHCKRCCNCTTLHDFQLPTKQNYSRLKPHDNQCTNQYKIENSDTGSISSQINDEENYKVIIPTKYLSDKEYDSKYSSRTSCNDQITKESYSKLKLHDNQYTNQYKSIENDNIISTTNDEESNYKVIIPTKYVTDKEYNSTHSSRSFYDNQVTIQNYSKSKSHNNRYTNQCKFIEDTDTTSGQIKNKDLNCKVIIPTKYLSDKEYNSRYSPHISYNNQIIKIKRNAGCQTSEKCKSYHVYKKPKKKVESSKKRSIACFSTSIPSSKDIKTIFETNRKNFNNGKSRTNLELLETQYIKEITKNKNKKIDKKSKKYDKENLIRKKKKSHISNDKENVFKFKNDKEINTREKELKNEKMLKNIESNIDSEIFFDCNSMPSLTDDNITKIFREYNDRNERLMLNENGDYVLQERLINDIKNNTNVPTITAYDVTNFSDNKNCTKNKEKIMLDNHDVIKLNEPSSEMNTSWRSQTYLIENKTSELMILGNVKKRLEEDYDDYFSLYEVDDDTHDLDNDLFLDAKNSNDILEIDKPCIEIKADYHASQDNLKTSKQSILTSIKKNQEIKEVTQQSIRTLICPCSICFLNSNLNNKQNSFYTALKERECSSSSSVEYCSASNIPLSKKSTQNNSFNTIFQTHSMDTTVLYDDDLKKSEIQNNCFLNDISYEDDNALHDTREFFDRTLLNSYMMCCCQRNSTPNFSKSKLVTESLDSGILTDFSRDQLRIISDEQFCEKSEKNNRGERKCYTKKVDLLPTFDFNTDSSYSDDSLNRRVDLVVKKFTENLILTERKARIKLRRMENSTKRKQMKKLWKNRRQVQNILEYIPKRSFVCKFEPSLWTNDDDWAINSSTPPIYSFSDSEIDPL from the exons atgaaagaaaaatctccCGAAATAACTCGAAACTCAAAATGCATAATGCAACATTGCAAACGATGTTGTAACTGTACAACTTTACATGATTTCCAATTAccaacaaaacaaaattattccagATTAAAACCGCACGATAATCAGTGTaccaatcaatataaaatagagaatTCTGATACTGGTTCTATCAGTAGTCAAATTAATGACGaagaaaattacaaagtaATAATACCTACTAAATACTTATCGGACAAGGAATATGATTCTAAATATAGTTCACGTACGTCTTGCAACGATCAAATCACGAAAGAAAGTTATTCCAAATTAAAACTCCATGATAACCAGTACACTAATCAATACAAATCTATAGAAAAtgacaatattatttctacGACTAATGACGAAGAATCAAATTACAAAGTGATAATACCCACTAAATATGTAAcggataaagaatataattctacacaTAGCTCGCGTTCCTTTTACGACAATCAAGTgacaatacaaaattattccaaatcaAAATCGCATAATAACCGGTACACTAATCAGTGCAAATTTATAGAAGATACCGATACTACTTCtggtcaaattaaaaataaagatttgaaTTGTAAAGTGATAATACCTACTAAATATTTATcggataaagaatataattctagatatAGTCCGCACATCTCTTACAATaatcaaatcattaaaataaaaagaaatgctgGTTGTCAAACATCGGAAAAATGCAAGTCATATCACGTGTacaaaaaaccaaaaaaaaaagttgaaagtagtaaaaaaagaagtatcgCTTGCTTTTCAACGAGCATACCATCTTCTAAGGACATCAAGACAATTTTCGAAactaatcgaaaaaattttaacaatggaAAGAGTAGAACGAATTTAGAGTTATTAGAAACTCaatatatcaaagaaataacTAAGAATAAGAACAAGAAAATAGacaaaaaatcgaagaaatacgATAAAGAGAATTtgatacgaaaaaagaaaaaaagtcatATAAGCAATGATAAAGAGaacgtatttaaatttaaaaatgataaagaaataaatacaagagaaaaagaattaaaaaatgagaagatgcttaaaaatattgaatcaaatattgattctgaaattttcttcgattgtAATAGCATGCCAAGTCTTACGGACGATaacattacaaaaatatttcgagaatataatgatagaaatgaacgattaatgttaaatgaaaatggaGATTATGTACTTcaagaaagattaattaatgatatcaaaaataacaCCAACGTGCCTACAATAACTGCTTATGATGTCAcaaatttttcagataataaaaattgtacgaaaaataaagagaagatTATGCTCGATAATCatgatgtaattaaattaaacgaaccTTCGTCAGAGATGAACACGTCATGGAGATCGCAAACttatttgatagaaaataaaacttcCGAACTAATGATTCttggaaatgtaaaaaaacgaTTAGAAGAGGATTacgatgattatttttcactatACGAAGTGGATGATGACACACATGATTTAGACAACGATCTTTTTCTTGATGCAAAAAACTCAAacgatattttagaaattgacaAGCCTTGCATCGAGATTAAAGCGGATTACCATGCATCGCAAGATAACCTCAAAACTTCAAAACAATCTATATTGacatcgataaaaaagaatcaagaaataaaagaagtaaCGCAACAATCGATACGTACCTTAATTTGTCCATGTTCTATTTGTTTCttaaattcgaatttgaaCAATAAGCAAAATAGCTTTTATACAGCATTAAAAGAACGAGAGTGCAGTTCAAGCTCATCAGTCGAATATTGTAGTGCCAGTAATATtcctttatcaaaaaaatctactcaaaataattctttcaatacGATATTTCAAACACACTCGATGGATACTACTGTGTTATATGATGATGATTTGAAGAAATCAgagattcaaaataattgttttttgaacGATATTTCGTACGAAGACGACAATGCGCTTCACGATACTAGGGAATTTTTCGATCGGACGTTATTAAATTCGTACATGATGTGTTGTTGTCAACGGAACTCGACACCAAACTTTTCCAAGTCAAAACTGGTTACAGAATCATTAGATTCTGGAATTTTAACCGATTTTTCACGAGATCAGCTTCGAATTATATCAGATGAACAATTTTGCgagaaaagtgaaaagaaCAATAGAGGTGAGCGAAAATGTTACACGAAGAAAGTGGATTTGTTGCCGACCTTTGATTTCAACACGGATAGCAGTTATTCGGACGATTCGCTTAATCGAAGGGTCGATCTTGTAGTGAAGAAATTCACAGAAAATTTGATTCTAACAGAACGAAAGGCAAGAATCAAATTGAGACGAATGGAGAATTCTACAAAACGTAAACAGATGAAGAAACTATGGAAGAATCGACGACAA gtacagaatatattagaatatattcccAAACGAAGTTTTGTTTGTAAATTCGAGCCTTCTCTATGGACGAATGATGACGATTGGGCTATAAATAGTTCTACGCCGCCAATATACTCATTCTCCGATTCTGAAATCGATCctttatag
- the LOC107999124 gene encoding uncharacterized protein LOC107999124 — MLHSSLPRAFLAPGLNYLGYYGDEIHQHSYGTTWHIPMENPPTYSRVPDHHVLQTWDLSRSSTPCPLDLSLKPPPTPSTPKTEDSIVISDLKKDHRTLDEAHKESENCRYGRNNDESSPLIVDDFDTVPRSSSVHSHSSYEQVLSKKEPLQAQELTVKACTFEEATRLVPFGSTNEISSKYYAHNQKLLLTSPNHLQSAVQGYHQQLLLTPQHHLQGMQHAPMTPPSTPSPPQCPRRKAREEDSSPASTTSNTNVSNGSRSGSSEKLLQRPKKKHARRLKFDEDTSSPVSGTVILGPDEAVVTGDIDPAFNIVEVTEEARAELAKIENRLGPYQCKLCRQLHEDAFQLAQHRCSRIAHVEYRCPECDKRFSCPANLASHRRWHKPRLANGEHSSSTASIEIPCTRCDAKFTRQAALRKHLASQHPEANNNNNNNNIILDTQGAAVGKTDVVQVVNDGSLNTEIP, encoded by the coding sequence ATGTTGCACAGTTCATTACCACGGGCATTCCTCGCCCCTGGATTGAATTATCTTGGTTACTACGGTGACGAGATCCATCAGCATTCGTACGGTACCACTTGGCACATTCCAATGGAGAACCCCCCGACCTATTCAAGGGTCCCCGATCATCACGTTCTTCAAACCTGGGATCTGTCCAGATCGTCCACGCCATGTCCACTCGACTTATCTCTGAAACCACCGCCTACACCAAGCACACCCAAGACCGAAGATTCGATCGTAATATCAGATTTGAAGAAGGATCACAGAACATTGGATGAAGCGCATAAAGAGTCGGAAAATTGCAGATATGGAAGGAACAATGACGAATCAAGTCCCCTTATAGTCGACGACTTTGACACCGTTCCTCGAAGCTCCTCGGTGCACAGTCATTCGAGCTACGAGCAAGTTCTGTCCAAGAAAGAGCCTTTGCAAGCTCAAGAATTGACGGTCAAAGCTTGCACCTTCGAAGAAGCCACCCGCTTGGTTCCCTTTGGCTCGACCAACGAAATTTCCTCCAAATATTATGCGCACAATCAAAAACTTTTGTTAACCAGCCCCAACCATCTGCAGTCGGCAGTACAAGGCTATCATCAACAACTTTTGCTGACTCCACAGCATCACTTGCAGGGGATGCAGCACGCACCTATGACTCCACCTAGCACACCATCGCCTCCGCAGTGTCCCAGAAGGAAAGCAAGGGAAGAAGATTCGAGTCCAGCTTCAACGACCAGCAATACTAACGTGTCTAACGGGTCCAGATCAGGATCGAGTGAAAAACTTCTCCAGAGGCCAAAGAAGAAGCACGCCAGAAGGCTGAAATTTGACGAGGACACCAGCAGCCCTGTATCGGGCACTGTGATCCTGGGCCCGGACGAGGCGGTGGTCACGGGAGACATTGATCCAGCCTTCAACATCGTTGAAGTCACCGAGGAGGCGCGAGCGGAGCTGGCCAAGATCGAGAACAGGCTCGGCCCATATCAATGCAAACTCTGCAGGCAATTGCACGAGGACGCGTTCCAATTGGCCCAACACAGATGCTCGAGGATAGCTCATGTCGAGTATAGATGCCCCGAATGCGACAAGAGGTTCTCCTGTCCGGCCAACTTGGCATCGCATCGACGCTGGCACAAACCTAGATTGGCTAATGGCGAACATTCCTCTTCCACGGCAAGTATTGAGATACCGTGCACCAGGTGCGACGCCAAGTTCACCAGGCAGGCAGCGTTGAGGAAACATCTGGCCAGCCAGCATCCAGAGgcaaataacaacaacaacaacaacaacattaTTTTGGACACGCAAGGAGCCGCTGTTGGTAAGACTGATGTTGTTCAGGTGGTTAACGATGGTTCGTTGAACACCGAGATACCCTGA
- the LOC107999187 gene encoding peroxisomal multifunctional enzyme type 2 encodes MGEEKLSFADRVVIVTGAGAGLGRTYALLFASRGASVVVNDLGGSRDGDGSSTKIADSVVNEIRKNGGRAVANYDSVLDGEKIVKTAIDAFGRIDILVNNAGILRDKSFAKMLESDWDLIQNVHLKGAFKTTQAAWPYFVKQKYGRIIMTASNSGLYGNFGQANYSAAKMGLIGLTNTLAIEGKQKNIHTNVIIPTAASRLTEDILPPDFFKELKPELIAPVVVWLCHEKCMENGSIIESALGWAGKCHVIRSSGSTLRQDLSSEITPEDVENKWQAITDMSNAKHFNSIEEVTGEFMTAIETTKSENSQTSESQNSDVLRHTYNYRDTILYALGVGASVQIPTDFRYLYENDSNFAVLPTFYVVYAPMVALNFSMYEKFLPHIELDPTKILHGEQYIEVYKQLPTEATVETRYKIVDVVDKGKGALVVIQHDTFDTSNEDKLSTGQMIIFIVGAGNFKGKRTSSYIIPTFESPNREPDTSVTQQTSQDQAALYRLSGDQNPLHIDSNMSMIAGFKQPILHGLCTLGFSVRHILQTYTGGDPSLFKAVKTRFAKPVIPGQTLRTDMWQEGNRIHFQTHTVEENILVLSGGYVDLTNITSIQSKENLSSDINNISLESDAVFFKIAEYVKANSDEVKKINGVFLYHILVKGKLQAQWTLDLKKSEVYRGEPKSKPDATLTLEDADMIQMALGKLNPQVAFVRQKLKITGNIMLTQKLKTLIEASKSKL; translated from the exons atgggagaagaaaaattatctttcgcCGATCGAGTTGTTATAGTAACTGGAGCTGGAGcag gtTTGGGTCGTACATATGCCTTACTTTTTGCTTCAAGAGGTGCTAGTGTTGTCGTAAATGATTTAGGTGGAAGTAGAGATGGTGACGGAAGTAGTACTAAAATTGCAGACTCAGTTGTcaatgaaattcgaaaaaatg gTGGCAGAGCAGTGGCTAATTATGATTCTGTTCTTGACggtgaaaaaattgttaaaacagCTATTGATGCATTTGGACGAATAGATATACTTGTTAATAATGCTGGAATTTTAAGAGATAAATCTTTTGCTAAAATGCTAGAGAGTGATTGGG attTGATACAAAATGTTCATTTAAAAGGAGCTTTTAAAACAACTCAAGCTGCTTGGCCTTATTttgttaaacaaaaatatggtAGAATAATTATGACAGCAAGTAATAGTGGCTTGTATGGAAATTTTGGTCAAGCTAACTATAGTGCAGCAAAAATGGGTCTTATTGGTTTGACTAATACATTAGCTATCGAAggcaaacaaaaaaatatacatacaaatgtGATAATACCAACAGCAGCATCTCGTTTAACGGAAGATATTTTACCACCAG AtttctttaaagaattaaaacctGAATTAATAGCTCCTGTAGTAGTTTGGCTGTGTCATGAAAAATGTATGGAAAATGGTTCTATTATTGAATCTGCATTGGGTTGGGCAGGCAAAT gtCATGTAATTCGTTCATCAGGATCCACATTAAGACAAGATTTATCAAGTGAAATCACTCCTGAAGATGTTGAAAACAAATGGCAAGCTATTACTGATATGTCAAATgctaaacattttaattctatcgag GAAGTAACAGGAGAATTCATGACTGCAATTGAAACAACGAAATCCGAGAATTCTCAAACTTCTGAATCACaa aacaGTGACGTCCTTAGACATACTTACAATTACCGGGatactatattatatgcattaggag TCGGCGCCTCTGTTCAGATACCAACtgattttcgttatttatatgaaaatgacAGCAATTTTGCTGTATTGCCTACATTTTATGTTGTGTATGCTCCAATGGTTGCTTTGAACTTTTCTATGTACGAAAAGTTTTTACCACATATTGAATTAGATCCAACAaag attttacatGGAGAACAATATATTGaagtttataaacaattaccAACGGAAGCTACGGTGGAAACACGTTATAAAATTGTGGATGTAGTAGATAAGGGAAAAGGTGCCTTAGTCGTAATACAAC atgATACATTTGATACTAGTAATGAAGATAAATTATCTACAGgccaaatgataatatttatagtaggAGCTGgtaattttaaaggaaaacgAACATCTTCATATATTATACCAACTTTTGAATCTCCAAATAGAGAACCAGATACATCAGTTACTCAACAAACAAGTCAAGATCAA gcTGCTTTGTACAGATTAAGTGGTGATCAAAATCCTTTGCATATTGATTCAAATATGTCAATGATAGCTGGCTTTAAACAACCAATTCTACATGGATTATGTACGCTTGGATTTTCCGTTCGCCATATTCTTCAAACTTATACTGGTGGTGATCCAAGTCTCTTTAAAGCTGTAAAG ACACGTTTTGCAAAACCAGTAATCCCAGGTCAAACATTACGAACGGATATGTGGCAAGAAGGTAATAGAATACATTTTCAAACACATACTgtggaagaaaatatattagttttatcag gTGGTTATGttgatttaacaaatataacatccatacaatcaaaagaaaatctttcatCTGATATCAATAACATATCTCTTGAAAGTGATgcagtattttttaaaattgctgAATATGTAAAAGCAAATTCAGatgaagttaaaaaaatcaatggagtatttctttatcatattttagtAAAAGGAAAACTTCAAGCACAATGGA ctTTGGATTTGAAAAAATCTGAAGTATATAGAGGAGAACCAAAATCAAAGCCTGATGCAACATTGACTCTTGAAGATGCTGACATGATTCAaatg gCTTTGGGTAAATTGAATCCACAAGTGGCATTCGTTcgacaaaaattaaagattactGGAAATATTATGCTTACTCAAAAACTAAAAACACTTATAGAAGCaagtaaatcaaaattataa
- the LOC107999116 gene encoding protein lin-7 homolog C — protein sequence MVTMGEPLTLANDVKRSIELLDKLQKGGEVPATKLAALQKVLQSDFLSAVREVYEHVYETVDIQGSQDVRASATAKATVAAFAASEGHAHPRVVELPKTEEGLGFNVMGGKEQNSPIYISRIIPGGVADRHGGLKRGDQLLSVNGVCVEGENHEKAVELLKQAQNSVKLVVRYTPRVLEEMELRFDKQRAARRRQHMQ from the exons ATGGTTACGATGGGCGAACCTCTTACATTAGCGaatg aTGTTAAAAGATCTATTGAATTATTAGACAAATTACAAAAag gtGGTGAAGTACCTGCAACAAAATTAGCTGCTTTACAAAAAGTATTGCAAAGTGATTTTCTTAGTGCTGTACGTGAAGTATATGAACATGTATATGAAACTGTAGACATTCag ggATCTCAAGATGTTCGTGCATCAGCTACAGCAAAAGCAACAGTTGCTGCTTTTGCAGCAAGTGAAGGTCATGCACATCCGCGAGTAGTAGAATTACCAAAAACTGAAGAAGGTCTTGGTTTTAATGTAATGGGTGGTAAAGAACAGAATTCgccaatttatatttcacgaaTTATCCCTGGTGGTGTTGCTGATCGTCATGGTGGTTTAAAACGCGGTGATCAACTTCTTTCAGTTAATGGAGTG TGTGTTGAAGGAGAAAATCATGAAAAAGcagtagaattattaaaacaggCTCAGAATTCAGTGAAATTGGTTGTACGATATACTCCGCGTGTTTTGGAAGAAATGGAATTACGATTTGATAAACAAAGAGCTGCACGTAGGCGTCAACATAtgcaataa
- the LOC107999194 gene encoding LOW QUALITY PROTEIN: claspin (The sequence of the model RefSeq protein was modified relative to this genomic sequence to represent the inferred CDS: inserted 1 base in 1 codon), whose protein sequence is MNKNYDLNNDNNADNNKCNVQHEFKESENVKKSEDITKKEENKFFNMKNFSNNDTNNTFNKILIETNNKLNNENNEIHNKTIEENKFDQKNNEYKNEINNYSDNEINIVNKIVKKKNTESDQPNNKHENDIYNRLSKIIDSDSEEENIFTFNSNKNKSTYNKSEDEMTSSEYNKNHLIDKNNTIKLFDSDTNDNIFNKTNIEEITSKKISNNIKNKFQTLIDSESDEERKDDEELLNPIKHDKNKKYKEKYSKVKKVSLRASKEEAMKQIHSETQRLIRETEISLPYHKPKQRTLQEFLNRKKVITALPKAPTMAAKLKMSSIIVDEVLKEKEKEAEIFYKSSDSEDETKEINKENTDKEMSIKYMQDLKKNNVSRKLFIDNNLSVLENNKEKNDITKEISETLTETKEIEHNNTIINDTTKENGTNLEIAEIHCEFNKIENENVMSKLSETTKNEKDYLLQTDLNQNKNKEKNIYIDNNKYDSEIINKHSDISTSKNNDYAKIVKQSLGITTDESDEYNEYGLPPPKFDESPDIIKKKTLLNIKDFEPKLRGIPGTVIDLSDNIKPSKKGINALIDRFICKHSKTKELINDINDIKLTTMQIKETSNGLSIIKETLPYRLSNIANEDAKLEKPGAKLKRLKEELKQKMVLKRNEEWKQKEEEMKEQEIEWNESINEEDNFNEPYSPSIESHRTEEDELEEDDICIKKGKEKKKNVFIDDEAEVSENEINDSDEIEDEDEDEVQENSEEDEVYEKLISENEDENSICDSNEASTKHKTFKRILESLDDDSKSSIIENNKNIENQTSFPQITLDNKNFKENELSDNENDIPVFQIHIKNDSEYQNQTPKIKSNTLDFISPITQLTALNAHVGEENELITEEAETRNLFHQMRDFNKQATLQRKLFVSQDNVLDEDLMEICSGKFPDDKFICSKFAKEANVSETQLLELCSGTFSSPNDKEPNDKELVDIRDELFQNTEVSNEKNCSHYETDEKDKQQSKEPWNKFRILSSDEEDSVEEEINKKSKKRIKKLNLSDDEEDSSAISSNDEHDEKDDDEKFIDYDSEENEIIIPKKDIKQYAAKFLEEEAELSESDCDVSADEDEQDLDKLEFEDGDNEEIDETKVKNQIGKLHMRQLLDEDQREVRMLQELLFEDGDLFSESTRERKFKWRNIDKQDDNDNSQPLEDKDGWVDLSDDEDEAKWRKIRHEREKFLAEKMKNVDTEIEDELNSSKIFKFGLKILKKRRIDESQKQNTLIEALDSEPKLKIPYSITEILNTSELNQTSRMIYNVMQKRSFLAKGEETLTRLAALAKRKETPLSTINAKNFVFTHVDVNTEDENVSXHKTNSTKRNQK, encoded by the exons atgaataaaaattatgatttgaataatgataataatgcagacaataataaatgtaatgtacaacatgaatttaaagaatcagagaatgttaaaaaatcagaagacattacaaaaaaagaggaaaataaattttttaatatgaaaaatttctctaataatgatacaaacaatacatttaataaaattttgatagaaacaaataataagcttaataatgaaaataatgaaatacataataaaactatagaagaaaataagtttgatcaaaaaaataatgagtataaaaatgaaattaataactattctgataatgaaattaatatagtgaataaaattgtaaaaaaaaaaaatacagaatcTGATCAACCAAATAATAAACatgaaaacgatatttataatagattatccAAGATAATAGATAGTGAttcagaagaagaaaatatatttacttttaattccaataaaaataaatctacttATAATAAATCAGAAGATGAAATGACTAGTTctgaatataacaaaaatcatttaatagataaaaataatactataaaattgtttgacaGTGatacaaatgataatatttttaataaaactaatattgaagaaataacttcaaaaaaaatttcaaacaat ataaaaaacaaatttcaaactttaataGATTCAGAATcagatgaagaaagaaaagatgatGAAGAACTATTAAATCCAATaaaacatgataaaaataaaaaatataaagaaaaatattctaaagtgaaaaaa gttTCATTAAGAGCTTCTAAAGAAGAAGCTATGAAACAAATACACAGTGAAACTCAACGTTTGATTCGAGAAACAGAGATTTCACTTCCATATCATAAACCAAAACAACGAACattacaagaatttttaaatagaaaaaaagtaataacagCTCTTCCAAAAGCACCTACAATGGcagctaaattaaaaatgtcttCTATTATTGTTga tgaagttttaaaagaaaaagaaaaagaagcagaaatattttataaatcctcTGATTCAGAAGACGAAACTAAAGaaatcaataaagaaaatacagATAAAGAAATGagcataaaatatatgcaagacttgaagaaaaataatgtttcacgaaagttatttattgataataatttatctgttctagaaaataataaagaaaaaaatgatataacaaaagaaattagTGAAACATTAACTGAAACAAAGGAAATTGAACATaacaatacaattataaatgatacaacaaaagaaaatggaacaaATTTGGAAATAGCAGAAATACattgtgaatttaataaaatagagaatGAAAATGTAATGTCTAAATTAAGTGAAACaactaaaaatgaaaaagattatttgttACAAACTGActtgaatcaaaataaaaataaagaaaaaaacatatatattgataataataaatatgattcagaaattataaataaacattcagATATTTCtacatcaaaaaataatgattatgcaaaaattgtaaaacaatCTTTAGGAATAACGACAGATGAATCTGATGAATATAACGAATATGGTTTGCCGCCGCCTAAATTTGATGAATCAccagatattattaaaaagaaaactttattaaatataaaagattttgaacCTAAATTAAGAGGTATTCCAGGTACAGTGATTGATTTATCAGATAACATTAAACCAAGTAAGAAAGGAATAAATGCTTTGATAGATCGATTTATATGCAAACATTCTAAAACCAAAGaacttattaatgatattaatgatattaaacttacaacaatgcaaataaaagaaacctCAAAtggattatcaattattaaagaaacacTTCCATACAGATTATCAAATATAGCAAATGAAGATGCTAAATTAGAAAAACCTGGAGCTAAGTTAAAAcgtttaaaagaagaattgaaaCAGAAGATGGTATTAAAACGTAATGAAGAATggaaacaaaaagaagaagaaatgaagGAACAAGAAATAGAATGGAATGAATCCATAAATGAAGaagataatttcaatgaaCCATATTCTCCAAGTATAGAATCTCACAGAACTGAAGAAGATGAATTAGAAGAAgatgatatatgtataaaaaaaggaaaagagaaaaaaaaaaatgtttttatagatGATGAAGCTGAAGTtagtgaaaatgaaataaacgatAGTGATGAAATTGAAGATGAAGATGAAGATGAAGTTCAAGAAAATTCAGAAGAAGATGAAGTATATGAAAAACTCATTTCAGAAAATGAAGATGAAAATAGTATTTGTGATAGCAATGAAGCATCTACAAAACATAAGACATTTAAGCggattttagaatctttagatGATGATTCAAAATCTtcaatcattgaaaataataaaaatattgaaaatcagaCTTCTTTTCCTCAAATAacattagataataaaaattttaaagaaaatgagtTAAgcgataatgaaaatgatattccagtttttcaaatacatataaaaaatgattcagaATATCAGAATCAAACACctaaaattaaaagcaatactttagattttatttctccTATAACGCAATTAACTGCACTAAATGCTCATGTAGGAGAAGAAAACGAACTAATAACCGAAGAAGCAGAAactagaaatttatttcatcaaatgcgagattttaataaacaagctacattacaaagaaaattatttgttagtCAAGATAATGTATTAGATGAGGATCTCATGGAAATATGCTCAGGTAAATTTCcagatgataaatttatttgttccaAATTTGCAAAAGAAGCTAATGTAAGTGAAACacaattattggaattatGTTCAGGAACTTTTAGTTCTCCAAATGATAAAGAACCAAATGATAAAGAATTAGTTGACATTAGAGATGagttatttcaaaatacagaagtatctaatgaaaaaaactgTTCACACTATGAAACAgatgaaaaagataaacaGCAATCGAAAGAACCTTGGAATAAATTTCGTATCTTATCTTCTGATGAAGAAGATTCagttgaagaagaaattaataagaaatcaaaaaaaagaattaaaaaattaaatttatctgatGATGAAGAAGATTCTTCTGCAATAAGCAGTAATGATGAACATGATGAAAAGgatgatgatgaaaaatttatagattatgaTTCAGaagagaatgaaataattattccaaaaaaagatataaaacaatatgcaGCTAAATTTTTAGAGGAAGAAGCAGAACTTAGTGAAAGTGATTGCGATGTATCTGCAGATGAAGATGAACAGGATTTAGATAAATTAGAATTCGAAGATGGAGATAATGAAGAAATCGATGaaacaaaagtaaaaaatcaaataggGAAACTTCATATGAGACAATTGTTGGATGAAGATCAGAGAGAAGTAAGAATGCtccaagaattattatttgaggATGGAGATTTGTTTAGTGAAAGCACACgagaaaggaaatttaaatgGAGAAATATAG ataaacaagatgataatgataattctcAACCATTAGAAGATAAAGATGGTTGGGTAGATTTATCTGATGATGAAGACGAAGCAAAGTGGCGTAAAATACGacacgaaagagaaaaattcttagcagaaaaaatg aaaaatgtaGATACTGAAATTGAAGACGAATTAAATagtagtaaaatttttaaatttggcttaaaaattttgaaaaaaagacgaATTGATGAATcacaaaaacaaaatacattaatagaAGCACTTGATTCTGAaccgaaattgaaaatacccTATAGtattacagaaatattaaatacttcaGAATTGAATCAAACATCACGCATGATATAT aatGTTATGCAAAAGCGTTCATTCCTTGCTAAAGGAGAAGAAACATTGACTCGTTTAGCTGCTTTGGCTAAACGAAAAGAAACACCACTCTCGACGATAAAcgcaaaaaattttgtttttacgcATGTTGATGTAAATACGGAAGATGAGAATGTTT ATCACAAAACAAACTcaacaaaaagaaatcaaaaataa